The proteins below come from a single Ruegeria sp. SCSIO 43209 genomic window:
- a CDS encoding WbqC family protein: MTTVVISQPMYFPWPGFLAQLALADVVVWLVDAQFSRRSFTNRVQIRSPSGSAWLSIPIKHTKNRTDIVDIVAAEPNWLDLHIDKLKKSLSGTPYLDSALAPVLHLNQHDGLCDAIVASSKGLASQFGINPSEYHLSTDLNVTETGSNRILQIVQELGGTRYVTGHGARNYLEHKEFELAGINVEYMEYDVRPWGRVEDDFSPFVTGLDLLAHVGPAQAASYLNPRTRNWKEFLQNHQQT, encoded by the coding sequence ATGACTACTGTCGTCATTTCGCAACCTATGTATTTTCCGTGGCCAGGTTTTTTGGCCCAACTCGCTTTAGCTGATGTAGTCGTTTGGCTGGTAGATGCGCAGTTTTCTAGACGCTCGTTTACTAACCGCGTACAGATTAGATCGCCTTCTGGCAGCGCCTGGCTTAGCATACCAATAAAGCATACTAAAAACAGGACAGATATCGTTGACATCGTTGCTGCTGAACCAAATTGGCTAGATTTACACATCGATAAACTCAAGAAATCGCTTAGCGGGACGCCTTACCTAGACTCCGCACTAGCACCAGTTCTACACCTGAATCAGCATGACGGCCTTTGCGACGCGATTGTCGCCAGCAGTAAAGGACTAGCATCACAGTTTGGCATAAATCCGAGCGAGTATCACCTTAGCACCGATCTAAATGTCACAGAAACAGGCTCGAACAGGATACTGCAAATCGTCCAAGAATTGGGCGGAACGCGCTATGTCACCGGGCATGGCGCACGCAACTATCTGGAACACAAGGAGTTTGAATTGGCAGGGATCAACGTCGAATACATGGAATATGATGTCAGGCCGTGGGGGCGTGTTGAAGATGATTTTTCGCCGTTCGTGACCGGGCTTGACCTGTTAGCACATGTAGGCCCTGCTCAAGCTGCATCTTATCTAAACCCGCGCACACGCAACTGGAAAGAATTTCTTCAGAACCACCAACAGACATAG